A region of Coccinella septempunctata chromosome 5, icCocSept1.1, whole genome shotgun sequence DNA encodes the following proteins:
- the LOC123313820 gene encoding transmembrane protein 17-like isoform X1 gives MDWKTTVTVMSDKVFPGISNIIEKQGNEVKSNLPLQMSLYFNVIYSPFWLFIILMYLNEKLESFNHLHKFVIITIISIAIVVEILRLYLGYEGNLRDKVPELAGFWMLSILLQFPVQGILLFTPQLSFDVLEIISQSVMFSMLITEIISGYIALKFTAAQQAIYFRIMKMKGDISMADIQEKYRIN, from the exons ATGGATTGGAAAACTACAGTAACGGTAATGTCCGATAAAGTTTTTCCAGGAATTTCCAACATAATCGAAAAACAAG GAAATGAAGTTAAATCAAATCTACCACTACAGATGTCACTTTATTTCAATGTGATATATTCTCCCTTCTGGCTATTCATCATACTTATGTATCTTAATGAGAAG TTAGAAAGTTTCAACCATCTCCATAAATTTGTTATCATAACGATAATCTCTATAGCTATCGTTGTTGAGATATTGAGGTTATACTTGGGGTACGAAGGAAATCTTAGGGATAAA GTCCCCGAGCTTGCTGGGTTCTGGATGCTATCTATACTTCTACAATTTCCAGTCCAGGGTATATTACTTTTCACCCCACAATTGAGTTTCGACGTTTTGGAGATAATTTCCCAATCTGTTATGTTCTCTATGCTGATTACAGAAATAATTTCTGGTTATATCGCTCTAAAGTTCACGGCAGCACAACAGGCTATTTATTTTAGAATTATGAAAATGAAAGGTGATATTTCCATGGCAGACATACAGGAGAAATATAGAATAAATTGA
- the LOC123313014 gene encoding exportin-1, translating to MAALGQQAAAALLDFNQKLDINLLDSVVVSMYAGNGETQRIAQEVLTTLKEHPDAWTRVDTILEYSSNQQTKYYALQILEQVIKTRWKVLPRNQCEGIKKYIVSLIIKTSSDPETLETNKTYLNKLNMILVQVLKREWPKNWESFIPDIVGASKTNESLCQNNMIILKLLSEELFDYSSGQLTQTKAKHLKDSMCSEFSAIFHLCQFVLENSQNPPLVNATLETLLRFMNWIPLGYIFETKLTTMFIFKFLPVPMFRNVTLKCLTEIAGVAVSNYDEVFVNLFTYSMQQLVVMLPLETDIKTAYAQGQDQEQNFIQNLALFLCTFLKEHGNLIESSVQPEHLNNALRYLVLISEVEEVEIFKICLEYWNSLASELYRDVPADYADTIVLQPFSTGTNGRRALYHDVLNKIRYIMISRMAKPEEVLVVENDNGEVVREFMKDTDSINLYKNMRETLVYLTHLDYADTERIMTEKLQNQVNGTEWSWKNLNTLCWAIGSISGAMHEEDEKRFLVTVIKDLLGLCEQKRGKDNKAIIASNIMYVVGQYPRFLRAHWKFLKTVVNKLFEFMHETHDGVQDMACDTFIKIALKCRRHFVTTQLGEPCPFIEDILSAISSIICDLQHQQVHTFYEAVGYMISAQFDTAAQEILIEKYMALPNQVWDGIINKASENVDILKELDVVRQLGNILKTNVRACKALNHAYVVQLGRIYLDMLNVYKVMSENIAAAISLNGEQVTKQPLIKSMRVVKKETLKLISSWISRSNDNQMVLENFIPPFLDAVLIDYQRTSVPAAREPEVLSSIATIVNKLEGYITPEVPKIFDAVFECTLSMINKNFEEYPEHRTNFFLLLQAVNNHCFPAFLTIPPAQFKLVLDSIIWAFKHTMRNVADTGLQILLKLLQNLEQHEQAAPSFYQTYLTDILQHIFSVVTDTSHTASLALHATILACIFSLVESGKIKCQLGGPGVDNVLYIQEFTATLLRSAFPHLTDLQIKVTVQGMFNLNQDIPAFKEHLRDFLVQIREYTGEDDSDLFLEEREKALQQAQAEKFRNQMMVPGIINPHEIPEEMQD from the exons ATGGCTGCTTTGGGACAGCAAGCTGCTGCTGCTCTCCTCGATTTCAACCAGAAACTGGACATCAATTTATTAGATAGTGTTGTTGTAAGCATGTATGCTGGAAATGGAGAAACACAAAGAATAGCACAGGAGGTTTTAACAACTCTTAAAGAGCATCCAGATGCTTGGACTAGAGTAGACACTATTTTAGAATACTCCAGTAATcaacaaacaaaatattatgcATTACAAATCCTCGAGCAAGTGATTAAGACAAGATGGAAAGTTCTACCAAGAAATCAATGTGAGGGCATAAAAAAATACATTGTTTCCCTTATAATCAAAACTAGTTCGGATCCAGAAACATTAGAAACTAATAAGACATATTTGAACAAATTAAATATGATCTTAGTTCAAGTTCTAAAGAGAGAATGGCCTAAGAATTGGGAAAGTTTCATACCAGATATTGTAGGAGCTAGTAAAACAAATGAAAGTTTGTGTCAAAATAATATGATAATACTTAAACTTTTGAGTGAGGAGTTGTTTGATTATTCTTCTGGTCAGCTGACACAAACAAAAGCAAAACATTTAAAAGACTCGATGTGTTCAGAATTTTCAGCCATTTTTCATCTTTGTCAGTTTGTATTAGAAAACTCACAGAATCCACCATTAGTTAATGCAACACTAGAAACACTACTCAGATTCATGAATTGGATTCCATTAGGATATATATTTGAAACCAAGCTGACAacaatgttcattttcaaatttcttccTGTTCCTATGTTTCGGAATGTGACATTGAAGTGTTTAACTGAAATAGCGGGAGTAGCAGTTAGTAATTATGACGAGGTATTTGTCAATTTATTTACGTATTCCATGCAACAGTTGGTAGTAATGCTACCATTGGAAACCGACATTAAAACTGCCTATGCTCAAGGTCAAGATCAAGAACAAAATTTCATACAGAACTTAGCACTTTTCCTGTGTACATTTTTGAAGGAACATGGTAATTTGATAGAATCTTCAGTTCAACCAGAACACCTCAATAATGCTCTAAGATACCTTGTTTTGATTTCTGAAGTTGAAGAGgttgaaatattcaagatatgTTTGGAATACTGGAACAGCTTAGCTTCTGAATTGTATAGAGATGTACCTGCCGACTATGCAGATACAATAGTTCTGCAACCTTTCTCAACTGGCACCAATGGGCGCAGAGCCTTATACCACGATGTTCTGAACAAAATAAGATACATTATGATTTCGAGGATGGCAAAGCCAGAAGAAGTGTTGGTTGTAGAAAATGATAATGGTGAAGTTGTTCGAGAATTTATGAAAGACACAGATTCTATTAATTTGTACAAAAATATGAGGGAAACACTCGTTTATCTTACACATTTAGATTATGCTGATACAGAAAGAATAATGACAGAAAAACTGCAAAATCAAGTTAATGGTACAGAGTGGTCTTGGAAAAACTTGAATACACTTTGTTGGGCAATAGGCAGTATATCAGGAGCTATGCATGAAGAGGATGAAAAACGATTTTTAGTAACAGTTATCAAAGATCTTTTAGGACTCTGTGAGCAAAAACGAGGGAAGGATAATAAAGCTATCATAGCTTCCAATATTATGTATGTTGTGGGTCAGTATCCCAGATTTTTAAGGGCTCACTGGAAATTCTTGAAAACAGTTGTTAATAAACTGTTTGAATTTATGCATGAAACTCACGATGGTGTCCAGGATATGGCTTGTGATACTTTTATAAAAATTGCTCTTAAGTGTAGGCGACACTTTGTGACGACACAACTAGGAGAACCCTGTCCGTTCATTGAGGATATTTTAAGTGCTATTTCCTCAATCATTTGCGATCTTCAACATCAGCAGGTGCACACATTCTATGAAGCTGTTGGTTATATGATTTCAGCTCAATTTGATACTGCAGCTCAAGAAatacttattgaaaaatatatggCCCTTCCAAATCAG gtTTGGGATGGAATCATAAACAAAGCTAGTGaaaatgttgatattttgaaaGAGTTGGATGTTGTGAGACAGCTtggtaatattttgaaaacaaatgttAGGGCGTGTAAAGCATTGAATCATGCCTATGTCGTACAGTTAGGAAGAATATATCTGGATATGTTGAACGTTTATAAG GTTATGTCTGAAAATATTGCAGCAGCGATATCTTTGAATGGAGAGCAAGTAACGAAACAGCCTTtgataaaatcaatgagggttGTTAAAAAAGAAACATTGAAACTGATATCAAGTTGGATATCAAGGTCGAATGATAATCAAATGGTAttagaaaatttcattcctcCATTCCTTGACGCTGTTCTCATCGATTATCAGAGAACCTCTGTACCTGCTGCCAGAGAACCAGAAGTACTCAGTTCTATAGCCACAATTGTAAATAAATTAGAAGGCTATATTACACCTGAG GTTCCCAAAATTTTCGATGCAGTTTTCGAATGTACGTTATCAATGATCAACAAGAATTTCGAAGAGTATCCAGAACACAGAACGAATTTCTTCCTTTTACTTCAGGCGGTGAATAATCATTGCTTCCCTGCATTTTTAACTATACCACCAGCTCAGTTCAAATTAGTTCTGGACAGTATCATTTGGGCATTTAAACATACAATGAGGAATGTTGCAGACACGGGTTTAcagattttattgaaattgcTACAAAATCTGGAACAG CACGAACAGGCCGCACCGAGTTTTTATCAAACTTACCTAACAGACATTCTGCAACACATCTTCTCAGTTGTGACGGACACTTCGCATACCGCAAGTCTTGCTCTCCATGCTACCATTTTAGCTTGTATTTTCTCGTTAGTCGAAAGTGGAAAAATCAAGTGTCAGTTAGGAGGCCCAGGTGTGGACAATGTTCTGTATATACAGGAATTCACAGCAACTTTATTGAGATCTGCCTTCCCCCATTTAACTGATCTACAAATCAAAGTTACAGTACAGGGAATGTTCAATCTCAATCAGGATATACCTGCATTTAAGGAGCACTTGAGGGATTTCCTAGTTCAAATTAGG GAATATACTGGTGAGGATGATTCAGACCTTTTCCTTGAAGAGCGAGAAAAGGCTTTACAGCAAGCACAAGCAGAGAAGTTCCGTAACCAGATGATGGTGCCAGGAATCATCAATCCACATGAAATTCCAGAAGAGATGCAGGATTAG
- the LOC123313820 gene encoding transmembrane protein 17-like isoform X2: protein MSLYFNVIYSPFWLFIILMYLNEKLESFNHLHKFVIITIISIAIVVEILRLYLGYEGNLRDKVPELAGFWMLSILLQFPVQGILLFTPQLSFDVLEIISQSVMFSMLITEIISGYIALKFTAAQQAIYFRIMKMKGDISMADIQEKYRIN, encoded by the exons ATGTCACTTTATTTCAATGTGATATATTCTCCCTTCTGGCTATTCATCATACTTATGTATCTTAATGAGAAG TTAGAAAGTTTCAACCATCTCCATAAATTTGTTATCATAACGATAATCTCTATAGCTATCGTTGTTGAGATATTGAGGTTATACTTGGGGTACGAAGGAAATCTTAGGGATAAA GTCCCCGAGCTTGCTGGGTTCTGGATGCTATCTATACTTCTACAATTTCCAGTCCAGGGTATATTACTTTTCACCCCACAATTGAGTTTCGACGTTTTGGAGATAATTTCCCAATCTGTTATGTTCTCTATGCTGATTACAGAAATAATTTCTGGTTATATCGCTCTAAAGTTCACGGCAGCACAACAGGCTATTTATTTTAGAATTATGAAAATGAAAGGTGATATTTCCATGGCAGACATACAGGAGAAATATAGAATAAATTGA